The Amycolatopsis umgeniensis DNA segment GATCCCAAGCGCCCTGCCAGAAAACCTGTTCAGCGACGTCCCGCGGCCTGGGCTGGGTGGCGTCCAGCCAGCCGGGGATCTCGGCCAGCGCGTTCGCCAGTGCGAGCCGGGCCCGGCCTTGGGGGTTCCCGTTGGCGGCCTGGACCACTTCGGTGAACCTGCTCGCGTTGGCCGCGGGGTCGGTGATCCGCACCAGGTGCAGCCGTGCGTCGAGCAGCGTGTTCAGCGCGAATCCGAGGTCGAGGCCGGAGTTCCAGTGCGCTTCCCCGCCCGCGAGGTTGCCGCAGAAGGTCATCAGCCCGCCGAACCGGCGCGGGTTTCGTTCGGCGAGCAGGGTCGCGGTGATGGCTCCCACCGATTCGCCCGCCGCGATCGTTCGGCGCGGCAGGCCGATCGTGCGGCCGAACCAGTCGTGCAACCGGACCTGGTCGGTCAGGGCCTCCTCGATCGACCAGCCTCGCACGGCGCGGAATTGGGACGCGGCCAGCGCGTAACCCTGCTCCAGCAAGTACGACTCGGTTGCGGGTTGTGAGGTCAGGGCGATCCGATCCGGCTCCGGATAGGCCAGCGAGTACATGCCGTGACTCCACAGCAGCAGTGTGCCGTTCCAGTTTTCCGGCACCAGTACCAGATATCGGGCGCCTTCGAGTTCGCCCTCGTATCTGGTGACCGGTCCGGCGGCCGAAGCGCTCGGAATCACCAGCCCCAGCAAGGTGACGAGGAGAACGAGAAAGGCCAGACCACGACGCGCCATGACGAATCACCCCGTCACCCATCTTTCCGGTGAACCGGGTGAAGTGTCCAGATCCGTTAGCTGAAAATGACCGAGCGCAGGAGAAGCCTGTCGGAACCGCGTCCACCGTTGGGGCGGAGCGAAAAGTAGGAGTCGCTCTTGCAGTCGTCGTCCTGGAACACCACGGCGGTCGAGTCGGTGTCGTTGCGTGGACGGAAAGCGTCGACGTCCCAGTCGGCTATTTCGGGGATCTCGATGCATTCGCCGCTGGGCGGATCGACCAGGACGCCGATCTGGATCTCTTCGTCCGCGTCGTAGTAACGGTAGGTGAATTCCCCTTCGGCGGCGGAGGCCACCGCCGGAATCGAAAAACACAGGGCGACGGCACTGGCGACGGCGAGAAAAGCGGTACGGGTGCGCATGAGACGACGTTAGGGCGGTGATCAAGTTCTCCGATAGGTCTCACCGCCAGGTCCACCCGAGGGAGTGGACCGATCGTGGCCGGTGATCGATAGTGAGGGGCATGTACACCGGTAACCCCGACGTCCCCGACGACGTCTTCGCGGACGTGCTCGGCCAGATCAACGACTTCGTGCGCACCCGCGTGATGCCTCGTGAGCTCGAGATCATGAACACGGACGCGATCCCCGCCGATCTGCGGACGCAGGCCGCGGAGATGGGGCTGTTCGGCTACGCGATCCCGCAGGAGTGGGGCGGCCTCGGGCTCGACCTGGTCCAGGATGTCGAGGTGGCGATGGCGCTGGGCTACACGTCGCTGTCGCTGCGGTCGATGTTCGGTACGAACAACGGCATCGCCGGGCAGGTCCTGGTCGGCTTCGGCACCGGAGAACAGCAGGCCCGGTGGCTCCCGGGGATCGCGTCGGGCGAGGTTGTCGCGTCGTTCGCGCTCACCGAGCCCGGCGCCGGGTCGAATCCGGCGGGTTTGCGGACCAGCGCCAAGCCGGACGGTGACGGCTGGATCCTCGACGGCGGCAAGCAGTTCATCACCAACGCCACCGAGGCCGGGCTGTTCGTGGTCTTCGCACGGACGAAGCCCGCGTCCGACTCCGGGACGGGGATCGCGGTGTTCCTCGTCCCCGCGGACGCGCCGGGCATCCAGGTCGGCGCGAAGGACGCGAAGATGGGGCAGGAGGGCTCGCGCACCGCGGATGTCACCTTCTCGCAGGTGCGTGTCGGCCCGGAGGCTTTGGTGGGTGGAGACGGCGACGTCGGCTACAAGGCGGCGATGACGTCGCTGGCCCGCGGACGGATCCACATGGCGGGCTTGGCCGTCGGGGCCGCGCAGCGGGCGCTCGACGAGTCTGTCGCCTACGCGGCCTCAGCGACCCAGGGTGGTACGCCGATCGGGGATTTCCAGCTGGTTCAGGCGATGCTCGCCGATCAGCAGACCGGTGTCCTCGCCGGACGCGCGCTCGCCCGCGAGGCCGCGCGGCTTTACGTGACCGGTGAGGATCGCCGGATCGCGCCGTCGGCGGCGAAGCTGTTCTGCACCGAGATGGCGGGCAAGACCGCGGATCTCGCGGTGCAGGTCCACGGCGGATCCGGCTACATGCGCGAAGTCGCGGTCGAGCGTATTTATCGCGACGTCCGGCTCATGCGGCTTTACGAAGGGACCAGCGAGATCCAGCGCCTGATCATCGGCGGCGGTCTGGTGCGCGCCGCGAAGAAAGCGGGCGCCCCTGGATGAACTCCAGGTTTACGATCAAGATCATGCGATTCGCCATCAAGACTTCACCGCAGGACACCGTTTGGTCCGACATGCTCGCCGTCTGGCAGGCCGCGGACGAGATCGAACTCTTCGAATCCGGCTGGACCTTCGATCACTTCTATCCCATTTTTTCGGATTCGACCGGTCCGTGCCTGGAAGGGTGGGTGACGCTCACCGCGCTCGCGCAGGCCACGAAGCGGCTCCGGCTGGGCACGCTGGTCAGCGGGATCCATTACCGCCACCCCGCGCTGCTCGCGAACATGGCCGCGACGCTCGACATCGTTTCCGGCGGCCGACTGGAGATCGGGATCGGCGCGGGCTGGAACGAAGAGGAGTCCGGCGCGTACGGCATGGAGCTCGGCACGATCAAGGAGCGGAGCGACCGGTTCGAAGAGGGCTGCGAGGTCCTCGTCGGACTGCTGACCCAGGAGACCACCACGTTCCAAGGTGAGCACTACCAGCTCACCGACGCCCGCTGTGAACCGAAGGGCGTGCAGAAGCCGCATCCGCCGATCTGCATCGGTGGCAGCGGCGAGAAGCGGACCCTGCGCACGGCCGCGAAGTACGCCCAGCACTGGAATTTCGTCGGCGGCACGCCGGAGGAGTTCGCTCACAAACGCGAGGTGCTGCACCGCCACTGCGCCGACATCGGCCGGGATCCGAGCGAGATCACCTTGTCCTCGCACGTCCGTCTCGGCGCGGACGGTGACTACGCGAAGGTCGCCGCGGATGCCGAAGCCCTCGGCGAAGCGGGCCTCGACCTGGCGATCATCTACCTGCCGCCGCCGCACACGCCCGCCGTTCTGGAGCCGCTGGCGAAGGCGCTCGAGCCGCTGCGCTGACCTCTCGGAGGCCGGCCGGGGAGCGACGGCCCGTTGCGGAACCGGCCGGTCTCGCTATACGGTGACGGAACTAGAACAGGTTACAGTTCTGGACCGTGGGCGGACCGAGGAGCGGAAATGGCGAACAAGGCGCCGCGCGGCGACGAAGCCGACTACGTGGTCGTCGGATCGGGCAGCTCGGGGGCCGCGATCGCGGGCAGGCTGGCGGAGTCCGGTGCCAGCGTGATCGTGCTCGAGGCGGGTAAGAGCGACGAGAAGCTGCTCGTCAAGAAGCCGGGGCTGGTCGGCCCGATGCACGCGGTGCCGCAGCTCAAGAAGCCCTTCGACTGGGGCTACTACTCGGTGCCACAGAAACACGTTCTCGATCGGCGGATGCCGGTGCCGCGCGGCAAGGTGGTCGGCGGCTCCAGTTCCATCAACGGGATGGTCTACGTCCGCGGCAACCGCGCCAACTTCGACTCCTGGGCCGCCGAGGGCAACAAGGGCTGGGACGCCGACAGCGTCAACGCCGCGTACAAGCGCATGGAGGACTTCGAGGACGGCGAGAGCGACTTCCGGGGCGCGGGCGGGCCGATCCGGATCACCCGCAACAAGACCCCTCAGGAGGGCACGCTCCAGTTCCTCGAGGCGACCGCCGGCGCGATCGGCTGCGAGATCCTCGACGACTACAACGCCGAGTCGCAAGAGGGCGTCAGCCGGATGCAGCAGAACGCCGCCGACGGCCTGCGCTACAGCGCCTCACGCGGTTACATCCACCATCTCGCGCCCGCGACGCTGCAGGTCCAGTCCGGGGTGCTGGCGAAGAAGGTGCTCATCGAGAACGGCCGTGCCGTCGGCGTCGAGGTCGTCGACGCGGACGGGAGCCGTCGCACCCTGCGCGCCGGCAAGGAGGTCATCATCTCGGCGGGTTTCGTCGGCTCCGCGCAGCTGCTGATGCTGTCCGGGATCGGCCACGCCGAGCACCTGCGGGAGCACGGCATCGACGTGCTCGCGGATCTGCCGGTCGGTGACAACCTGCACGACCACATGTTCCACGCGCTCACGTTCCGCGCGTCGTCGAGCAAGAACAAAGGCACGCCGCCGTACTTCGCGACTGGTCTCGTCAGGGAGCTGATGCGGCCCGGCACGACCTTCCTGGCGAACTCGGTCTTCGAGGCCGTCGCCTTCCTCAAGACTTCCCAGGCCGCCGAGGTCCCGGACCTCCAGTTGCACCTCCTGCCGTGGGCGTACGTGACGCCCAACCAGGACGCGCCGATCCGGCACGACGTCGACAAGCGGCCCGCGCTCACCGTGCTGACCACGCTGATCTACCCGAAGAGCCGCGGCACGCTGCGCCTCGCATCGGCCGACCCCATGGCGGCGCCGCTCATCGACTTCCAGTACCTGTCCGACCCCGGCGACCTCGAAGTGCTCGGCGAGGGTTCGGAGATGGTCCGCGAGATCTTCGCCTCGGGGGCGTTCAACGGCTCGATCAAGGAAGAACTCCACCCGGGCAAGGCGCTACGGGGCCAGGAGTTGCGTGACGCGATCCTGAACCGCGCGACCTCGGTGTACCACGGCGTCGGCACCTGCCGGATGGGCGTCGACGAACTCGCGGTGGTCGGACCCGACCTCAAGGTCCGCGGTATCGAGGGCCTGCGGGTCTGCGACGCCTCGATCATGCCGTCGATCACCGGCGGCAACACCAACGCGCCCGCCATCATGATCGGCGAGATGGGCGCGCAGCTCGTCCTTTCGGACAACTGACGGAAAGAGGGCCATGACCGTCACACCGCTCGCGCTCACCCGTCCGGCGTCGGTGACCGACGCGTTCCTGCGACGGCTCGTGGCCCGGGTGCCGGGCTCGTCCGGCGCGACCTGGAAGCTCACCGAGGTCTACACCGGCGAGGTGCTGGTCGAGCTGCCCCAGTCGACACCCGCCGACATCGAGCAGGCCTTCACCACCGCGCGCGCCGCGCAGGAGCAGTGGGCCGCCACACCGCTCAAACGGCGGCTGGAGGTGTTCAAGCGGGCGCACACGCTCTTCGTCGACAAGGCGCCGATCGTCACCGACCTCATCCAGGTCGAGAGCGGCAAGAACCGCCGGATGGCGATCGAGGAGACCTGCGACCCGGCGATGGTGATGAGCCATTACCTCACGCGGGCCGCCAAACTGCTGGCGCCGACCAAACGCGGCGGCCCGGTCCCGTTCCTGACGACGTCGACGGAGGTCCGGCAGCCCAAAGGCGTCGTCGGGATCATCGCGCCGTGGAATTTCCCTTTCGCCACCGGCATTTCCGACGCCATCCCGGCGTTGATGGCCGGGAACGCGGTGGTGCTGAAACCGGACAACAAGACGGCCCTTTCCCCGCTCTACGGCGTCGAGATGCTGGAGGAGGCGGGTCTGCCGAAGGGCCTCTTCCAGGTGGTGTGCGGTGAGGGCCCGGACGTCGGCCCCACGCTCATCGACCAGGCGAACTACGTGATGTTCACCGGTTCCACGGCCACCGGGCGGGTGATCGGCGAACAGGCGGGCCGGAACCTCATCGGCTGCTGTCTCGAACTCGGCGGCAAGAACCCGATGATCGTGCTCGAAGACGCCGCTCTGGACGAGGCCGTGCAGGGCGCGATCTTCGGGGCGTTCGGCAACACGGGGCAGATCTGCATGCACATCGAGCGGATCTACCTGCCGGAATCCCGCTACGACGAGTTCAAGAACGCGTACGTGGCCAAGACCGAGGCCCTCGACGTCCGCGCCGCCTACGACTTCGGCCCCGACATGGGCTCGCTCGTCTCACCGGACCATCTGAGCCGGGTCAAGTCCCACGTCGACGACGCCGTGGCCAAGGGGGCGACAGTCCTTTGTGGAGGAAAGCCCCGGCCGGACCTCGGCCCGGCGTTCTTCGAACCGACGATCCTCGAAGGTGTCACGAAGGACATGCTCTGCGGCGTCACCGAAACCTTCGGACCCGTTGTCGCCCTGCACAAGTACCGCACCGTCGACGAGGCCGTCGCGCTCGCCAACGACACCGAATACGGCCTCAACGCCTCGGTCTGGGGCGGTGACGTCGGCGCCGCGCGTGCCGTGGCCTCGCGGATCGAGTCCGGCAACGTCAACATCAACGACATCCTGGCCACCGCCTACGCCGCCAAGGGAACACCGTCCGGCGGCGTCAAGAGTTCGGGCGTCGGCGCCCGCCACGGGGACCAGGGCCTGCTCAAGTACACCGACGTCAAGAACGTGGCTGTGCTCAAGAAACAGGTCATGGGTCCCCGCGGCGGTCAGACCTACGAGAAGTACGTCGAAGGGATGCTTTCCGGGCTGAAACTCATGCGGCGCCTCCGCATCCGCTAGACGTCATCGGTGTGCTGCGGCGCGGCCAGCACACAGGCGATGCTGAGCACGCACATGCCGATCAGCAGGCCGATCGCGGGCCAGACACTGCCCGTCGCCTGGAACAGCAGCGTCGACACGAGCGGTGAGAGACCGCCGAAGAGCGCGCCCGCCAGCTGGTAGGACAGCGAGATGCTCGTGTACCGCGCCCGCGGGCGGAACATCTGCGACAGGATGGCCGCGATCGGACTGTAGGTCGCGGTCATCGCCAGGCGCATCGCCACGAACGCCGCGATGATCAGCACCGCGTTCTTGGTCGAGAGCACCAGGAACTGCGGAGCCGCGAGCAGGGCGACGCCGACGAGACCGATGACGACCACCCGCACCCGGCCGAACCGATCGCCGAGCCAGGCCGCGCCGAAACTCACGATCAGCTCCACGAAGGCGGCGATGGTGAGCGCGTTGAGCACGAGCGATTCGGAGACCCCGACGGCGGGATCGGTCGCGTACGCCGTCGCGAAGGTGGTGACGAGGTAGTAGCCGCCGACCGCGACGGGCAGCACGCAGATGCCCAGCAGGATCGGCTTCCAGTTCGTCCGGACCGCGTACAGGAGGGGAACGCCGGTTTCTTCGGCGGTTTCCTCGAACACCGGTGACTCTTCGACCTTCAGGCGCACGACGAGCCCGACGCCGATGAGCAACACGGACGCGAAGAAGGGGATCCGCCAGCCCACCGTGCTGAGCCATTCGGTGCCACCGGTGCTCAGCAGGCTGAACAGGCCGGTGGCCAGCAACGCGCCCGCGGGATTCCCCGCCTGCGCGAAGGCGCCGTAGAAGGTCTTCTTGCCCGGTGGCGCGTGTTCGACGGCCATGAGCACGGCGCCGCCCCACTCGCCGCCGACGGCGAGCCCTTGGACGAACCTGAGCACCACGAGCAGGATGGGCGCCCACGTGCCGATCTGGGCGTAGCCGGGCAGGCAGCCGACCAGGAAGGTCGCCGCGCCCATCATGGTCAGGGTCACCACGAGCGCGGATTTGCGGCCCACCCGGTCACCGATGTGCCCGAACACGATGCCGCCGAGCGGCCTGGCGAAGAACCCGACGGCGTACGTCGCGAAGGCCGCCGCGACCCCTGTCAGCCTGTCGCCGGTCTCGGGGAAGAACACGGTGCCGAAGACCAGGCTGGCGGCCGTGGCGTAGACGTAGAAGTCGTACCACTCGATCGTGGTTCCGACGAAGGCCGCGAGCCCGGCCCGGCGGGCTCGGCGGAGTGAGTGCGTTTCGGTTTGGACGGTCATCGGGCCACCTCGCCGTCGATCCAGGTTTCCAGCACGCCGATGCCCGCGATCCGGTCCGGTTCGCAGGTGAGGGGATTCTCGCTCAGCAGCACGAAATCGGCGCGTTTGCCGGGGGTGATCGAGCCGAGGTCGCGTTCGCGGCCGAGCACCCGGGCGCCGGCGATCGTATGCGCGGCGACAGCCGACCGGACGTCGATCAACAGGTCGTCGCCGCCGAGCCGGTGGCCGCGCCGGGTCGTCCTGGTCACCGCGGTCTGGATGGCTTCGAGCGGGTTCGGTTCCGCGACCGGGGCGTCCGAGCTCAGCGTGACCGGCACGCCGGCCGCCTGGAATTCGCCGAGCGGGTTGAACCGCTCGCCGGGGGTGCCGACGGCGTCGGTGACGCCTTCGCCCCAGTTGTAGTAGTGCTGGGGCTGGTTGACCGGGTGGACGCCGAGCGCGGCCATCCGCTCGATCTGCGCCGGGGACGGCAGCCCGCAATGTTCGATGCGATGCCGCGCGTCGGGCCGGGGATTCCGTCGCTGCGCGTCCTCGATGGCATCGAGCACCATGGCGATCGCGTCGGGGGACTGGGCGTGGGTCGCGGTCTGAAGCCCGGCTTCGTGCGCCTTGCCGATGAGCGCGGAGTAGTCCTTCGGGTCGTGGTAGAGCTGCCCGGTGCGGCACGGGTCGCCGACGTAACCGTCCGGGAAGTAGGCGGTCCACCCGCCGAGGGTGCCGTCGGCGTAGAACTTGATCCCCGCGAACGCGAGGCGGGAGGTGCCGAAAGCGCCGTGCAGCCCCATTTCCAGGGTCTGGTCGAGCAGATGCGACAGCAGGTACATGTGCACCCGCGTCTTCAGCTGCCCGGCTTCGTCGAGCCGCAGGTACATGTCGAACTCGCGGCGCGTGACCTGGGCGTCGCCGATCGCGGTCACCCCGGCGGCGAGGAACTTCTCCTGTGCGGCGGCCAGCTGCCGGGCGTGCTCCTCCGGCTCGTCCTCGAGGTGGAAGTTCGGCCCGTGCCGTCCGACCTTCACGCCGGTGACCCCGGTGAGGATGTTGCACGCCGCGTCCGAGAGCTCCCCGGTGAGCTCGCCCCGCCCGTCCCGGAAGAACACCCCGCCGTCAGGATCCGGGGTGTCGCGGGTGATGCCGTTGCGCCGCAACGTGAAGCTGTTCACCACACCGCCGTGCCCGCTGGCGTTCATGAGGTAGACCTCGCGATCGTCGGCGACAGCGTCGAGCTCTTCCTTGCGGGGATGGCGTTTCTCGGCGAGGTTGCGGTGTTCGTAGCCGTACCCTCGGACGGGCCTGCCCGCCGGAGTATTCTCGGCCGCCTCACGCAGCAGCGCGACGATGCCGGGAATGGTCGATGCCCGCTCGGGACCGCAGTCCACCCAGGTCATCATCTGCCCGTACATCAGCGGATGCGCGTGCGGATCGACGAAGCCGGGCAGGAGCGTGCCCGGCAACCGCCGCACCTCCGGTTCGGGATGACCGAGACCGGCCGCGCGAGCGCGGCACTCGTCCACCGAGCCGACCGCGGCGATTTCCTCGCCGAACACGAGTACCGCTGCGGCGCCTTCGGTGGCGTCGTCGACGGTCACCAGCGCTTCGGGATGCAGGATCGTCGCGGTCGCGTCGAGGACTGAACGATCTAGGGGCAACTTGCGCATCGCGCGGACTCCTGGGATTCGGCGGTGAAGTGGGGCGAAGGTAAGCGAGAAGGACGGCCGCGCGCAATCAGATCGATCGTGTGCATACGGTTCGCGCGATCGATATGCGGCAGATCGAGCGCATAACGCTTTATCTCTGCTGCTCAGAGTGGCATTCGGCAAGTGATATGGTTCCGTTCGCCGTCGGAAATTCAGCAGAGGAGAATCGCCGTGGACGACGCGCTGGTCGCGGCTTTGCGCGCGGACGGCCGGATGAGCGTGGCCGATCTGGCCAAACGGGTCGGCGCGTCACGCTCGGCCGTCTCGGCCCGGCTGGAGCAGTTGAAGGCCGACGGTTCGCTCAACGTGGTCGCGGCGGTCCATCCCGAGTTCCTCGGCCTGACCGCGTACGCGCATCTCGCGATTCGCACTTCGGGCCGGTCTCAGGCGACGACGGACGCCATCGCCGCGCTCCCGGCCGCGGCGTTCGTCTCCGCGGTGAGCGGGGAGTACCAGACCGTCGCCGAGTTGCGCCTGCCCGACTCCCCGGAGCTTTACCGCACGGTGGCGGACATCCGGGGACTGCCGGAGGTGGAACAGGTCAACACCCTCGTCTACGTGGACGTGGTCAAAGGCCTGTTCATGCCTGGCCGTCCTTTGCCGCCCTGGCTTCGGCTGGACGACCGCGATCTCGCGATCATGCTGCGGCTGCAGGCCGACGGGCGGGAGAGTTTCGCGCGGACCGCGGAGCACGTCGGGCTGTCGCCGTCGGCCACCCGCACCCGCGTGCGCTACCTCGTCGAGCAGGATGTCATCCGGATCGCGCCGGTGCTCAGCCGCGCCCGCCCGGACGCCGGCCTGGTCTGCGGGATCGGCCTGAACGTGCGGGGCGCCGGGGACTCCGTGACAGCGGCTCTCGCCGCACGTGAGGACACCGAGTTCCTCGCCAGGACCATCGGCCGGTTCGACGTCGTCGCCACCATCGCGGCGCAATCCGCCCGCGACCTCGACAGGACACTCGAGGAGATCAGTGGCAGGCCCGACGTGGTGACCGCGGAAACGTGGGTCCACCTCCGCATCGCCAAGGAACGTTACGAGTGGCCCTTGCCGACGGCGGAAGAGCTGGCGGGTCGTTAGGCGGGTCGGGCGGGTCGTGAGTGGGCTGCGGGTGTGTTGCGAAAGTGGCTTTCACAACGGTGAAGGTTGTGAAAGTGGCGTTCGCAACGCTTGCCCGTGGCTGGACGTGCGGGTCGGGTGGGAACCGGAATACCCGTCTTGACGATGTAGGAATCGGGACGTCGAGTGTCCCGATTCCTACATCCTCCACGCCTTACCACTCACGACCCGCCCTACCGCTCACGAGTCGTTGTCCAGCAGGGCTTTCCGGATCTCGGTCTTGAGCACCTTGCCGATCTTGGACCGGGGGAGATCCGGCCAGATCAGGATCTCCTTGGGTGTTTTGATGCTGCCCAGCCGCTCCTTGACCGTGGCGCGGAGTTCTTCGGCGGCGGCGCTCTTGCCTGTGTGCAGCTGGACCACGGCGGTGATCTGCTCGCCCCATTTCTCGTGCGGCAGGCCGATCACGGCGCAGTCTTGCACCGCTTCATGAGCCATGAGCGCCTGTTCGACCTCGGCCGAGTAGACGTTGAAGCCGCCGGTGATGATCATGTCCTTGGCGCGGTCGACGATGGAAAGGTAGTGATCCTCGTCGAGGTACCCGATGTCGCCCGTGTGATGCCAGCCGTGCGCGCTCGCTTCCGCCGTCGCGGCGGGGTTCTTGTAGTAGCCGGGCATCACCAGAGAACCGCGGACGACGATCTCGCCGCGTTCGCCCGGCGGCAGGATCTCGCCCTTTTCGGACATGATCGCGACCTGGGTGAGCGGTGTCGGTCTTCCCGCGGAGGTGAACCGTTCCGTGGCAAGGGAACCGTCGGCGTGGACGTGGTCGGCCGGGGAGAGGGTGGAGATCATCATGGGGGCTTCGCTCTGCCCGAACAGCTGCCCGAAGACCGGGCCGATCCGGGTGATCGCTTCGGCGAGTTTGGTGGCCGACATGGGTGCGGCGCCGTACCAAAGGCATTGCAGCGACGAAAGATCGGCGCCGTCGAGCGCCGGATTGTCGAGCAGGAGGTAGATCAGCGTCGGTGGGAGGAAGGTGTGCGTGATCCGGCGGCGTTCCGTCAAGGTGATGAAGGAGCCGAGGTCGGGCGAGGGCATGACCACGATCTCGCCGCCGAGCGTCATGACCGGGAAGCAGAGCACGCCCGCCGCGTGCGTCAGCGGCGCGAGCGCCAGGTAGCGCGGCCGACCGGTGAACGGGTAGCTCATCAGCGTGAGCGCCGACATCGTCTCGACATTGGTGCCGCTGAGCATCACCGCCTTGGGGCGACCGGTGGTGCCTCCGGTGCCGACGAGCATGACCAGGTCGTCCGGCGGGGTCTCCTCCCACGGTTCGGTGCCGGCGCCGTCGAGCCAGTCGGAAAACGGGACGGCGCCGGGCATCGAGCCGTCGAGACAGACCACGGTGGTCAGCTTCGGCAGGTCGGGAAGCATCTTGGAGACGAGCGGTGCGAAGGACTCCTGCACCAGAAGGCAGGTGCAGTCGAACAGGTCGAGCAGTTCCCTGTTCTCGGCAGCCTCGTTGCGCGGGTTGACCGGGCACCACACGGCGCCGGACCGGCTGATGCCGAAAACGCAACCGAACGACAGGGGATCGTTCCCGGACAGGATCGCCACCTTGTCACCGGGCCCGACGCCGGACCGGGCGAGCGCCCGGCCCACCCGCCACGACAGTTCCCGTACGTCGCCGTAGCTCAGGGACTCGTCGCCCATGGTGAGGCAGGGTGCCGCCGGATCGAGTGAAGCGCCCTTGTCGAGGTAGTCGGTCAGTCGCACGCGCTCGTCCTTCCGATCAGCTGTGAACGGTCATGACCGGATTCGAAACCAGCCCGAAGGCCCGCAGCACGCCGAGCAGTTCTCGGTGTCCGAAAGCCTGGCACCCGGACGCGAAGCCGACCCGCTTCGGTGGCTGCTGAAGCAGCGAATACGCGCCGTAGGCCTGCATCAGCCCGGTCTGCTTGTAGTTGCAGGTGCCGTGGATGACACAGTGCGCGCGGCCGAGTGGACCCGAAGCGTGGACCGAATCCAGCGAGGTGTTGAGCCGCTGGTTCTCGCGCGGCGGCATCTCGTCGCGGACGGCGGCGGCCTGCTCCGCCAGCACACGGAGTTTTTCGTCCAGTGGCAGGTCTTTCACCTGCTCCAGCACCGCCGCGACGATCTGCGGGACGCCCTGCATGAGTGCGCGATCGAAGACGCCGCCGACGGCCTTGACGTTGGCCACGCGGGCGTCGTTCTTGAACCAGACCGGATGCGACGTGCCGCCCCAGGGCAGGGCCAACCCGGTTTCGTGATGGCCGGGCACCGTGACGTCCTGCAAACCGCCGTCCGCGGGCCAGGGCAGGTACTCGTTCTGCTCGAGGTAGTACGCGGCCGACAGCGCGGCGTTGACCAGGATGGTCTTCGTCGAAGCGACCGTGGGATAACCCTTCCAGAACACCAGGATGTCCAAAGTGTCCAGTCCGGGGGTCTCCAGGCACAGGTTGGCCGCGATCTCGCCGGTGGTGTACATCTGTGCGATGCCGGGGGAGAGCAGAAGACCCTTCTCCGCCATCTGCGCGCCGTAGCGTTCCTCGGCGTCGATCAGCCAGTCCTGTTCGCCGGTGGTGTCGAGGTAGTGCGTTCCGGTGCGCAGGCAGGCTTCGACGACCTCGTGGCCGTACTCGCTGAACGGGCCGACGGTGTTGCACACGACCTTGGCGTCGCGGAAGAGTTCGGTGAGCGCTTCGACGTCGTGCGAGACCTCGACGACCTCGTGGTCGATGGTGTCGAGGCCGGGAACGCCGTCGATCGCTTCCTGGAGGCGGGCCTTGTCCCGGCCGGCGGCGATGAACGGGACGTTGTACTCGCGCAGGTACTCGCAGATCAGCCGTCCGGTGTAGCCGGAGGCGCCGTAGACCACGACGGGTTTGGGGCTGCTCATGGTGATTCCTTTCGATTCGTCCGAGGTCACATGCCCATGCCGCCGTCGACCGGGAGTCCGGCCCCGGTGATGAAGCGAGCCGCGTCGGAGGCGAGGAACACGACGGCGTCGGCCATGTCCGCGACCTCGCCGAGCCGTCCTGCCGGGGTCTGCGCGACGACGGCGCCGATGGCGTCCTCGACGCTGGGGAACAGGCCGACCTCGACGACGTCCTGGGCGAGCTGGTTCCCCATCTGGGTGGGTACGAGACCGGGGTAGACGCAGTTGA contains these protein-coding regions:
- a CDS encoding MFS transporter, which gives rise to MTVQTETHSLRRARRAGLAAFVGTTIEWYDFYVYATAASLVFGTVFFPETGDRLTGVAAAFATYAVGFFARPLGGIVFGHIGDRVGRKSALVVTLTMMGAATFLVGCLPGYAQIGTWAPILLVVLRFVQGLAVGGEWGGAVLMAVEHAPPGKKTFYGAFAQAGNPAGALLATGLFSLLSTGGTEWLSTVGWRIPFFASVLLIGVGLVVRLKVEESPVFEETAEETGVPLLYAVRTNWKPILLGICVLPVAVGGYYLVTTFATAYATDPAVGVSESLVLNALTIAAFVELIVSFGAAWLGDRFGRVRVVVIGLVGVALLAAPQFLVLSTKNAVLIIAAFVAMRLAMTATYSPIAAILSQMFRPRARYTSISLSYQLAGALFGGLSPLVSTLLFQATGSVWPAIGLLIGMCVLSIACVLAAPQHTDDV
- a CDS encoding amidohydrolase translates to MRKLPLDRSVLDATATILHPEALVTVDDATEGAAAVLVFGEEIAAVGSVDECRARAAGLGHPEPEVRRLPGTLLPGFVDPHAHPLMYGQMMTWVDCGPERASTIPGIVALLREAAENTPAGRPVRGYGYEHRNLAEKRHPRKEELDAVADDREVYLMNASGHGGVVNSFTLRRNGITRDTPDPDGGVFFRDGRGELTGELSDAACNILTGVTGVKVGRHGPNFHLEDEPEEHARQLAAAQEKFLAAGVTAIGDAQVTRREFDMYLRLDEAGQLKTRVHMYLLSHLLDQTLEMGLHGAFGTSRLAFAGIKFYADGTLGGWTAYFPDGYVGDPCRTGQLYHDPKDYSALIGKAHEAGLQTATHAQSPDAIAMVLDAIEDAQRRNPRPDARHRIEHCGLPSPAQIERMAALGVHPVNQPQHYYNWGEGVTDAVGTPGERFNPLGEFQAAGVPVTLSSDAPVAEPNPLEAIQTAVTRTTRRGHRLGGDDLLIDVRSAVAAHTIAGARVLGRERDLGSITPGKRADFVLLSENPLTCEPDRIAGIGVLETWIDGEVAR
- a CDS encoding AMP-binding protein — its product is MRLTDYLDKGASLDPAAPCLTMGDESLSYGDVRELSWRVGRALARSGVGPGDKVAILSGNDPLSFGCVFGISRSGAVWCPVNPRNEAAENRELLDLFDCTCLLVQESFAPLVSKMLPDLPKLTTVVCLDGSMPGAVPFSDWLDGAGTEPWEETPPDDLVMLVGTGGTTGRPKAVMLSGTNVETMSALTLMSYPFTGRPRYLALAPLTHAAGVLCFPVMTLGGEIVVMPSPDLGSFITLTERRRITHTFLPPTLIYLLLDNPALDGADLSSLQCLWYGAAPMSATKLAEAITRIGPVFGQLFGQSEAPMMISTLSPADHVHADGSLATERFTSAGRPTPLTQVAIMSEKGEILPPGERGEIVVRGSLVMPGYYKNPAATAEASAHGWHHTGDIGYLDEDHYLSIVDRAKDMIITGGFNVYSAEVEQALMAHEAVQDCAVIGLPHEKWGEQITAVVQLHTGKSAAAEELRATVKERLGSIKTPKEILIWPDLPRSKIGKVLKTEIRKALLDNDS
- a CDS encoding AsnC family transcriptional regulator, whose amino-acid sequence is MDDALVAALRADGRMSVADLAKRVGASRSAVSARLEQLKADGSLNVVAAVHPEFLGLTAYAHLAIRTSGRSQATTDAIAALPAAAFVSAVSGEYQTVAELRLPDSPELYRTVADIRGLPEVEQVNTLVYVDVVKGLFMPGRPLPPWLRLDDRDLAIMLRLQADGRESFARTAEHVGLSPSATRTRVRYLVEQDVIRIAPVLSRARPDAGLVCGIGLNVRGAGDSVTAALAAREDTEFLARTIGRFDVVATIAAQSARDLDRTLEEISGRPDVVTAETWVHLRIAKERYEWPLPTAEELAGR